From the genome of Candidatus Dormiibacterota bacterium, one region includes:
- a CDS encoding TatD family hydrolase codes for MIDSHAHIHDKQFDEDRDAVVARAREAGVTTIVTVGCDLPDSARALAAARAYGVYSSVGVHPHEAIDAPEDLAAAFAPLLADDRVVAIGETGLDYFYDHSPRDVQQTVLRKQLRIARERDLPVIFHHRDAYDDFLAILREEFVPGMRGVIHCFTGDADQARTYVEEFGLSLGIGGVVTFKTAQALRDAVREVGLEPLIFETDCPYLAPVPLRGKRNEPAFVARTVAFVTELLGLPPDEVIARSDARTRSLFGLRRG; via the coding sequence GTGATCGATTCGCACGCCCATATCCACGATAAACAATTCGACGAAGATCGCGACGCGGTCGTCGCGCGCGCGCGGGAGGCCGGCGTAACGACCATCGTAACGGTCGGATGCGATCTGCCCGATTCGGCCCGAGCGCTGGCAGCAGCACGCGCATACGGCGTCTACTCCTCGGTCGGCGTGCACCCGCACGAAGCGATCGACGCTCCCGAAGATCTCGCGGCCGCGTTTGCGCCGCTGTTGGCCGACGATCGCGTCGTCGCGATCGGCGAGACCGGGCTCGACTATTTCTACGATCACAGCCCGCGCGACGTGCAACAAACGGTACTCCGCAAGCAATTGCGCATCGCGCGCGAACGCGACTTGCCCGTCATCTTCCACCACCGCGATGCGTACGACGATTTTCTCGCGATCCTTCGCGAAGAGTTCGTGCCGGGGATGCGCGGCGTCATCCACTGCTTCACCGGCGACGCCGATCAAGCGCGCACGTACGTCGAAGAATTCGGCCTCTCGCTCGGTATCGGCGGCGTGGTCACGTTCAAAACGGCGCAAGCGCTTCGCGATGCGGTCCGCGAGGTCGGATTGGAGCCGCTCATCTTCGAGACCGATTGCCCGTATCTCGCGCCGGTCCCATTGCGCGGCAAACGCAACGAGCCGGCATTCGTCGCGCGCACGGTGGCATTCGTCACGGAATTGCTCGGATTGCCTCCGGACGAGGTGATCGCACGCAGCGATGCGCGAACGCGATCGCTCTTTGGCTTGAGGCGGGGTTGA
- a CDS encoding GGDEF domain-containing protein, with the protein MSGPGRGFTFGGGAIAIAGLAVALTLFIRQFTPQLWLLCGAAAVCVALVAFNALPIRGLRMRRSGRAAEAVFLDLPIVAPLFLIDGAAGPTAAALALAAGFGIAAVARRGSAPTDIARHGVLRTLVALAFIPPLSQIDPIFAANTPGALLAFAGTLAVVTVVFVFGISACTSSAMYHIGITRVWQRLARDPRTWIVGASNVLWAVAVGDPVAAGHFALAAAMWAPVIGTSILLRTIDEQTAELHRLRLVRDAVQAMLGDRDPLPQINAILATLRVPSPGETVTVLAATSSRVELWRTVTLLGPALSPAGDEMRRRLLVRMKFSGTASITLHDQYYVAYAFAAQLVQGDLNGALIVHRRHDRPLSGEQIAQFTNAARELAPLLGDMRSIAAAQNAATIDGLTALYNRAATLERLDAMLAEITIPDRGAVLLLDVDHFKTVNDQLGHAAGDDCLRRIGHIIKSTIRSGDTPGRIGGEEFLIVMPGASRDIAMTVGERLRLAVALGGMRYANGDPVTASIGVAAANVGETGESLVARADRALYEAKHQGRNRIVEDVEETA; encoded by the coding sequence GTGAGCGGCCCGGGCCGCGGCTTTACCTTCGGCGGCGGCGCTATCGCCATCGCCGGGCTGGCCGTCGCACTCACGCTCTTCATCCGGCAATTTACGCCGCAGCTCTGGCTGCTGTGCGGCGCCGCAGCGGTTTGCGTCGCGCTCGTGGCCTTCAACGCGCTGCCGATCCGCGGACTGCGCATGCGCCGTAGCGGGCGGGCTGCCGAAGCCGTTTTTCTCGACCTTCCGATCGTCGCTCCGCTCTTTTTGATCGATGGGGCGGCCGGCCCGACTGCCGCGGCCCTAGCGCTCGCCGCCGGCTTCGGTATCGCAGCCGTTGCGCGCCGCGGCAGCGCTCCCACCGACATCGCGCGTCACGGCGTCCTGCGCACGCTCGTGGCACTCGCGTTCATTCCGCCGCTCTCGCAAATCGATCCGATCTTCGCAGCCAACACGCCGGGTGCGCTACTCGCGTTTGCGGGGACGCTCGCCGTCGTGACGGTCGTCTTCGTTTTCGGCATCTCCGCCTGCACGTCGTCGGCCATGTATCACATCGGTATTACGCGCGTCTGGCAGCGTTTGGCACGCGATCCGCGCACGTGGATCGTCGGCGCTTCGAACGTGCTGTGGGCGGTAGCGGTCGGCGACCCCGTCGCCGCCGGCCACTTCGCGCTCGCAGCCGCCATGTGGGCTCCCGTCATCGGCACCTCAATACTCTTGCGCACCATCGACGAACAGACCGCAGAGCTTCACCGTCTGCGTTTAGTGCGTGACGCCGTGCAGGCGATGCTCGGCGACCGCGACCCGCTACCGCAGATCAACGCCATCCTCGCAACGCTGCGCGTCCCATCCCCGGGCGAAACGGTGACCGTGCTCGCGGCAACGAGTTCGCGCGTCGAATTGTGGCGGACGGTCACGCTGCTCGGGCCGGCGTTGAGCCCCGCCGGCGACGAAATGCGGCGGCGGCTTCTGGTGCGCATGAAATTTAGCGGCACCGCCTCGATTACGCTCCACGACCAATACTACGTCGCCTACGCGTTCGCCGCTCAGCTCGTGCAAGGCGATCTCAACGGCGCGCTGATCGTGCATCGGCGGCACGACCGGCCGCTCAGCGGCGAGCAAATCGCGCAATTCACCAACGCCGCGCGCGAACTCGCACCGTTGCTCGGCGACATGCGCTCGATCGCCGCCGCCCAAAACGCCGCCACCATCGACGGGCTCACCGCCCTCTACAACCGCGCCGCGACGCTCGAACGGCTCGATGCGATGCTCGCCGAGATCACGATACCCGATCGCGGCGCCGTGCTTTTGCTGGACGTCGATCACTTCAAAACCGTCAACGACCAACTCGGCCACGCCGCCGGCGACGATTGCCTCCGCCGCATCGGGCACATCATCAAATCCACTATTCGCAGCGGCGATACGCCAGGCCGCATCGGCGGCGAGGAATTTCTGATCGTCATGCCCGGCGCCTCGCGCGACATTGCGATGACCGTCGGCGAACGCCTGCGCTTAGCCGTAGCGCTCGGTGGCATGCGCTATGCCAACGGCGATCCCGTCACCGCCAGCATCGGCGTCGCCGCCGCCAATGTAGGCGAAACGGGCGAGAGCCTGGTGGCGCGCGCCGACCGAGCGCTCTACGAAGCCAAGCACCAGGGCCGCAATCGCATCGTCGAAGACGTCGAGGAGACCGCGTAA
- the metG gene encoding methionine--tRNA ligase gives MKRAFYVTTPIYYISGNPHIGHAYTTVVADVLARMARTSGPAYFLTGTDEHGQKVANAAAAAGKTPQAWCDELVPRWQKLFATYHVRYDDFIRTTEPRHESVVQRVFERLRENGDVYLGKYEGWYCVNDETFWLEAKLVDGKCPTCGREVQWISEDDWFFRLSNYRDRLLQYYREHPEWVRPKSVYNEMVALLEEGLEDFSISRTNFDWGIPIPGGGGVIYVWFDALLNYISAIGWSSDPERFATYWPASVQLIGKEIARFHTLIWPAVLWALGEEAPELVFAHGWITVDGQKMGKSLGNAVDPFALAERFGADSLRYFLLREAPFGSDFSYSEAKIAQRHNSDLGNDLGNLVRRSLSMLLKYRDGVIPPGDAAGSEVGAAMAALPQRVRTLILTLDFRSALEAVWELVVALNRRIDDQKPWVLHREERDTELDALLYDLCEGIRWLAMLLHPVMPERTAEMWRQLGATAPIDADWNEALHWGGLAPGTRVALGDALFPRIELEPAGS, from the coding sequence ATGAAGCGCGCCTTTTACGTCACCACCCCGATCTACTACATTAGCGGCAACCCGCATATCGGCCACGCATACACAACGGTGGTCGCGGATGTGCTCGCTCGCATGGCGCGCACCTCCGGCCCGGCCTATTTCCTGACCGGCACCGACGAGCACGGGCAAAAGGTCGCCAACGCCGCCGCGGCTGCCGGGAAGACCCCGCAGGCATGGTGTGACGAGTTGGTGCCGCGTTGGCAGAAATTATTCGCCACCTACCACGTTCGCTACGACGATTTCATCCGCACGACCGAGCCGCGGCACGAAAGCGTGGTGCAGCGCGTATTCGAACGCTTGCGCGAAAACGGCGACGTTTATTTAGGAAAATACGAAGGCTGGTACTGCGTCAACGACGAGACCTTTTGGCTTGAAGCCAAGCTCGTGGACGGCAAATGCCCCACCTGCGGACGCGAGGTGCAGTGGATCTCGGAGGACGATTGGTTCTTTCGGCTCTCTAATTATCGGGATCGGCTGTTGCAGTATTATCGGGAGCATCCGGAGTGGGTGCGCCCCAAGAGCGTCTACAACGAAATGGTGGCGCTCCTCGAGGAGGGGCTTGAAGACTTTTCGATTTCGCGCACCAACTTCGATTGGGGCATTCCGATTCCGGGCGGCGGCGGCGTCATCTACGTGTGGTTCGATGCGCTCCTCAACTACATTTCCGCGATCGGCTGGTCGTCGGATCCGGAGCGTTTTGCCACGTATTGGCCCGCGAGCGTTCAATTGATCGGCAAGGAGATCGCGCGCTTCCACACGCTCATTTGGCCGGCGGTGCTGTGGGCCTTGGGCGAGGAGGCTCCGGAGCTGGTCTTCGCCCACGGCTGGATCACGGTCGATGGCCAAAAGATGGGCAAGAGCCTCGGAAATGCCGTCGATCCCTTCGCCCTTGCCGAGCGTTTTGGCGCCGACTCTCTGCGCTACTTCCTTTTACGAGAAGCTCCGTTCGGGAGCGATTTCTCGTACTCCGAAGCCAAGATCGCCCAGCGCCACAATAGCGACCTCGGAAACGACTTAGGGAACCTGGTTCGCCGTTCGCTCAGCATGCTGCTCAAGTATCGGGACGGCGTCATTCCGCCCGGAGACGCAGCGGGGAGCGAGGTGGGCGCCGCTATGGCCGCGTTGCCGCAACGCGTGCGCACCCTCATTCTCACCCTCGATTTTCGCAGCGCGCTCGAGGCGGTGTGGGAGCTGGTCGTCGCGCTCAATCGTCGCATCGACGACCAGAAACCGTGGGTCCTCCACCGTGAGGAACGGGATACGGAACTCGACGCGCTCCTCTACGACCTCTGCGAAGGAATCCGCTGGCTCGCGATGCTGTTGCATCCGGTGATGCCGGAGCGGACGGCCGAGATGTGGCGCCAGCTTGGGGCAACCGCCCCCATCGACGCCGATTGGAACGAGGCGTTGCATTGGGGTGGGCTCGCGCCCGGAACCCGCGTCGCACTCGGCGATGCGCTCTTTCCACGCATCGAGCTCGAGCCGGCCGGCAGCTGA